In Melanotaenia boesemani isolate fMelBoe1 chromosome 18, fMelBoe1.pri, whole genome shotgun sequence, the following proteins share a genomic window:
- the LOC121628438 gene encoding palmitoyltransferase ZDHHC20-B-like isoform X2: MAPTHVLRCCQRGLAWIPVIFIALVVCWSYYAYVVELCIFTIPSIGEKIVYLIFFHLSFIMFVWSYWKTIFTKPANPSKEFCLPKAEKERYEKEERPESQQEILGRAATNLPLYTRTGAGAIRYCDRCQVIKPDRCHHCSACDMCVLKMDHHCPWVNNCVGFSNYKFFILFLAYSLVYCLFIAATVLQYFIKFWTNELPDTHAKFHVLFLFFVAAMFCISILSLYSYHLWLVGKNRSTIEAFRAPVFRTGSDKNGFSLGFRKNIAQVFGDQKKYWLLPIFTSQGDGLTFPTRLVNADVEQATVTLHPEPNKSMPEIPISPLSESQNRLLSNEEHANNVGEHLADNPLKSAESETVTVSMESES, from the exons ATGGCGCCCACGCACGTACTGAGATGCTGTCAACGGGGTTTAGCATGGATACCTGTGATTTTTATCGCCCTTGTCGTCTGCTGGTCCTATTATGCTTATGTGGTGGAGCTTTGTATAT TCACCATTCCCAGTATAGGAGAGAAGA TTGTCTACTTGATATTCTTCCACCTCTCCTTCATCATGTTTGTTTGGTCTTACTGGAAGACCATCTTCACCAAGCCTGCCAACCCCTCCAAAGAG TTTTGCCTGCCAAAGGCTGAGAAGGAGCGTTATGAGAAGGAGGAAAGGCCAGAGTCCCAGCAGGAGATCTTGGGGAGAGCTGCCACCAACCTGCCTCTGTACACCCGCACAGGTGCTGGAG CAATCCGATACTGCGATCGCTGTCAAGTTATCAAGCCGGACCGGTGTCATCATTGCTCTGCATGTGACAT GTGTGTGCTGAAGATGGACCACCACTGTCCCTG GGTGAATAATTGTGTCGGATTCTCCAACTACAAGTTTTTCATCCTTTTCCTGGCTTACTCGCTGGTGTACTGTTTGTTCATTGCAGCCACAGTTCTGCAATATTTCATAAAGTTCTGGACA AATGAGCTGCCAGACACTCACGCCAAATTCcatgtcttgtttcttttttttgtggcgGCTATGTTCTGCATCAGTATTTTGTCCCTCTACAGCTACCACCTGTGGCTTGTAGGGAAGAACAGGTCCACTATAG AGGCGTTCAGGGCTCCAGTCTTTAGGACAGGTTCAGATAAGAATGGCTTCTCTCTGGGTTTCCGAAAGAATATTGCTCAGGTCTTTGGAGACCAGAAGAAGTACTGGCTGCTGCCCATCTTCACCAG TCAGGGTGATGGTCTGACGTTCCCCACTCGACTGGTCAACGCTGACGTGGAGCAGGCCACTGTGACGCTGCATCCAGAGCCCAATAAAAG CATGCCTGAAATCCCTATAAGCCCGCTCAGTGAGTCTCAGAATCGCCTCCTAAGCAACGAGGAGCACGCCAACAATGTTGGAGAACATCTGGCTGATAACCCCCTCAAATCAG ctgaaagtgaaaccGTCACAGTCTCCATGGAGAGCGAGTCCTAA
- the LOC121628438 gene encoding palmitoyltransferase ZDHHC20-B-like isoform X1, whose translation MAPTHVLRCCQRGLAWIPVIFIALVVCWSYYAYVVELCIFTIPSIGEKIVYLIFFHLSFIMFVWSYWKTIFTKPANPSKEFCLPKAEKERYEKEERPESQQEILGRAATNLPLYTRTGAGAIRYCDRCQVIKPDRCHHCSACDMCVLKMDHHCPWVNNCVGFSNYKFFILFLAYSLVYCLFIAATVLQYFIKFWTLCRRKSAENCPKNELPDTHAKFHVLFLFFVAAMFCISILSLYSYHLWLVGKNRSTIEAFRAPVFRTGSDKNGFSLGFRKNIAQVFGDQKKYWLLPIFTSQGDGLTFPTRLVNADVEQATVTLHPEPNKSMPEIPISPLSESQNRLLSNEEHANNVGEHLADNPLKSAESETVTVSMESES comes from the exons ATGGCGCCCACGCACGTACTGAGATGCTGTCAACGGGGTTTAGCATGGATACCTGTGATTTTTATCGCCCTTGTCGTCTGCTGGTCCTATTATGCTTATGTGGTGGAGCTTTGTATAT TCACCATTCCCAGTATAGGAGAGAAGA TTGTCTACTTGATATTCTTCCACCTCTCCTTCATCATGTTTGTTTGGTCTTACTGGAAGACCATCTTCACCAAGCCTGCCAACCCCTCCAAAGAG TTTTGCCTGCCAAAGGCTGAGAAGGAGCGTTATGAGAAGGAGGAAAGGCCAGAGTCCCAGCAGGAGATCTTGGGGAGAGCTGCCACCAACCTGCCTCTGTACACCCGCACAGGTGCTGGAG CAATCCGATACTGCGATCGCTGTCAAGTTATCAAGCCGGACCGGTGTCATCATTGCTCTGCATGTGACAT GTGTGTGCTGAAGATGGACCACCACTGTCCCTG GGTGAATAATTGTGTCGGATTCTCCAACTACAAGTTTTTCATCCTTTTCCTGGCTTACTCGCTGGTGTACTGTTTGTTCATTGCAGCCACAGTTCTGCAATATTTCATAAAGTTCTGGACA CTTTGCCGGAGGAAATCGGCAGAGAACTGCCCAAAG AATGAGCTGCCAGACACTCACGCCAAATTCcatgtcttgtttcttttttttgtggcgGCTATGTTCTGCATCAGTATTTTGTCCCTCTACAGCTACCACCTGTGGCTTGTAGGGAAGAACAGGTCCACTATAG AGGCGTTCAGGGCTCCAGTCTTTAGGACAGGTTCAGATAAGAATGGCTTCTCTCTGGGTTTCCGAAAGAATATTGCTCAGGTCTTTGGAGACCAGAAGAAGTACTGGCTGCTGCCCATCTTCACCAG TCAGGGTGATGGTCTGACGTTCCCCACTCGACTGGTCAACGCTGACGTGGAGCAGGCCACTGTGACGCTGCATCCAGAGCCCAATAAAAG CATGCCTGAAATCCCTATAAGCCCGCTCAGTGAGTCTCAGAATCGCCTCCTAAGCAACGAGGAGCACGCCAACAATGTTGGAGAACATCTGGCTGATAACCCCCTCAAATCAG ctgaaagtgaaaccGTCACAGTCTCCATGGAGAGCGAGTCCTAA
- the pdk3a gene encoding pyruvate dehydrogenase (acetyl-transferring) kinase isozyme 3, mitochondrial isoform X2, whose product MRIIVSLLKNANPKIEYYSRFSPSPLSIKQFLDFGRENACEKTSYMFLRKELPVRLANTMREVNLLPDNLLSQPSVRLVQKWYMQSFVELLDYENRKPEDPHTLNDFLEVLIEIRNRHNDVVPTMAQGVIEYKEKFGFDPFISSNIQYFLDRFYTNRISFRMLINQHTLLFGNDTNPAHPKHIGSIDPNCNVAEVVRDAYDTAKMLCEKYYLAAPELKIEEFNMKAPKKPIQAVYVPSHLFHMLFELFKNSMRATVELHENSKEGLPPVKARVTLGKEDLSIKISDKGGGVALRKIDRLFNYMYSTAPTPSLEPGAVPLAGFGYGLPISRLYARYFQGDLKLYSMEGVGTDAVIYLKALSSESFERLPVFNKSAWRHYKTSPEADDWSNPSKEPRDATSI is encoded by the exons ATGAGGATCATCGTGTCTCTGTTAAAAAACGCTAACCCCAAAATCGAGTATTACTCCAGGTTTTCACCGTCCCCGCTGTCCATTAAGCAGTTTTTGGATTTTG gcaGGGAGAATGCATGTGAGAAAACATCTTATATGTTCCTGCGTAAGGAACTGCCAGTGCGGCTGGCTAACACAATGAGAGAGGTCAACCTGCTGCCCGATAACCTGCTCAGCCAGCCCTCCGTCAGACTGGTCCAGAAATG GTACATGCAAAGCTTTGTGGAGCTGCTGGATTATGAGAACAGAAAACCAGAGGACCCTCACACTCTCAATGA tttccttGAGGTTTTGATTGAGATCCGTAACCGTCACAACGATGTGGTTCCCACCATGGCTCAGGGGGTCATCGAATACAAGGAAAAATTTGGCTTTGACCCCTTCATCAGCAGCAACATACAGTATTTTCTCGACCGCTTTTACACCAACCGCATCTCTTTCCGCATGCTCATCAACCAGCACA cCCTCCTGTTTGGTAACGATACCAACCCAGCCCATCCGAAACACATCGGCAGCATCGATCCCAACTGCAACGTAGCGGAGGTTGTCAGGG ATGCCTACGACACTGCCAAGATGTTGTGCGAGAAGTACTACTTAGCTGCTCCTGAGCTCAAGATTGAAGAATTCAACA TGAAAGCTCCTAAAAAGCCTATTCAAGCTGTGTATGTGCCCTCACATCTGTTCCACATGTTATTTGAGCTTTTCAAG AACTCGATGAGGGCAACAGTGGAGCTTCATGAGAACAGTAAGGAGGGATTACCACCAGTAAAAGCAAGAGTCACTCTAGGTAAAGAGGATCTCTCAATAAAG ATCAGTGATAAAGGGGGAGGAGTTGCTTTGAGGAAGATAGACCGACTGTTTAACTACATGTACTCCACTGCCCCGACGCCAAGCCTGGAGCCAGGAGCTGTGCCACTG GCTGGTTTTGGTTACGGTTTACCCATTTCACGGCTTTATGCCCGATACTTCCAGGGGGATCTAAAGCTCTACTCCATGGAGGGAGTAGGAACAGATGCAGTCATCTATCTGAAG GCTCTGTCTAGTGAGTCCTTTGAGCGCCTgcctgtcttcaacaagtcagCGTGGCGGCATTACAAGACCAGCCCTGAAGCTGATGACTGGAGCAACCCCAGCAAGGAGCCACGAGATGCCA CTTCCATCTGA
- the pdk3a gene encoding pyruvate dehydrogenase (acetyl-transferring) kinase isozyme 3, mitochondrial isoform X1, which translates to MRIIVSLLKNANPKIEYYSRFSPSPLSIKQFLDFGRENACEKTSYMFLRKELPVRLANTMREVNLLPDNLLSQPSVRLVQKWYMQSFVELLDYENRKPEDPHTLNDFLEVLIEIRNRHNDVVPTMAQGVIEYKEKFGFDPFISSNIQYFLDRFYTNRISFRMLINQHTLLFGNDTNPAHPKHIGSIDPNCNVAEVVRDAYDTAKMLCEKYYLAAPELKIEEFNMKAPKKPIQAVYVPSHLFHMLFELFKNSMRATVELHENSKEGLPPVKARVTLGKEDLSIKISDKGGGVALRKIDRLFNYMYSTAPTPSLEPGAVPLAGFGYGLPISRLYARYFQGDLKLYSMEGVGTDAVIYLKALSSESFERLPVFNKSAWRHYKTSPEADDWSNPSKEPRDASKSIYKANR; encoded by the exons ATGAGGATCATCGTGTCTCTGTTAAAAAACGCTAACCCCAAAATCGAGTATTACTCCAGGTTTTCACCGTCCCCGCTGTCCATTAAGCAGTTTTTGGATTTTG gcaGGGAGAATGCATGTGAGAAAACATCTTATATGTTCCTGCGTAAGGAACTGCCAGTGCGGCTGGCTAACACAATGAGAGAGGTCAACCTGCTGCCCGATAACCTGCTCAGCCAGCCCTCCGTCAGACTGGTCCAGAAATG GTACATGCAAAGCTTTGTGGAGCTGCTGGATTATGAGAACAGAAAACCAGAGGACCCTCACACTCTCAATGA tttccttGAGGTTTTGATTGAGATCCGTAACCGTCACAACGATGTGGTTCCCACCATGGCTCAGGGGGTCATCGAATACAAGGAAAAATTTGGCTTTGACCCCTTCATCAGCAGCAACATACAGTATTTTCTCGACCGCTTTTACACCAACCGCATCTCTTTCCGCATGCTCATCAACCAGCACA cCCTCCTGTTTGGTAACGATACCAACCCAGCCCATCCGAAACACATCGGCAGCATCGATCCCAACTGCAACGTAGCGGAGGTTGTCAGGG ATGCCTACGACACTGCCAAGATGTTGTGCGAGAAGTACTACTTAGCTGCTCCTGAGCTCAAGATTGAAGAATTCAACA TGAAAGCTCCTAAAAAGCCTATTCAAGCTGTGTATGTGCCCTCACATCTGTTCCACATGTTATTTGAGCTTTTCAAG AACTCGATGAGGGCAACAGTGGAGCTTCATGAGAACAGTAAGGAGGGATTACCACCAGTAAAAGCAAGAGTCACTCTAGGTAAAGAGGATCTCTCAATAAAG ATCAGTGATAAAGGGGGAGGAGTTGCTTTGAGGAAGATAGACCGACTGTTTAACTACATGTACTCCACTGCCCCGACGCCAAGCCTGGAGCCAGGAGCTGTGCCACTG GCTGGTTTTGGTTACGGTTTACCCATTTCACGGCTTTATGCCCGATACTTCCAGGGGGATCTAAAGCTCTACTCCATGGAGGGAGTAGGAACAGATGCAGTCATCTATCTGAAG GCTCTGTCTAGTGAGTCCTTTGAGCGCCTgcctgtcttcaacaagtcagCGTGGCGGCATTACAAGACCAGCCCTGAAGCTGATGACTGGAGCAACCCCAGCAAGGAGCCACGAGATGCCAGCAAGTCCATATACAAAGCCAACAGATAA
- the LOC121628882 gene encoding arylamine N-acetyltransferase 1-like, with amino-acid sequence MDVEKYLRRIGFTGPAGKPNLELLRSVHTCHLLSVPFEDLTVHSGGRVHINLPSLYDKIVNQRRGGFCFENNSLFSWLLTKLGFQVTILSGQVRNQSTGYYGPPFDHQILVVSLDGQRFLCDVGFGPPGYSVPLSLDTGGLQEQGHRVYRIRNSMGMHFLEWQREENRGEDGDWTEIYKFTLEPRCLEDFTEMCQYHQSSPSSIFFCKSFCTVLKPGGRLTYIGRRLITTTFPSEATGGQLETTTRELEEDEIPAVLAEKFGIVLSSPLVPKDETITPPPVVY; translated from the coding sequence ATGGACGTAGAGAAGTACTTGAGACGCATCGGATTTACGGGCCCTGCAGGGAAGCCTAACCTGGAGCTGCTGCGCTCGGTTCACACCTGCCACCTGCTGTCGGTGCCGTTTGAAGACCTCACGGTGCACAGCGGCGGACGTGTCCACATTAACCTACCATCCCTGTACGACAAGATTGTGAATCAGCGCCGGGGTGGCTTTTGCTTCGAGAATAACTCCCTTTTCTCCTGGTTGCTGACTAAACTTGGCTTCCAGGTCACCATTCTGTCAGGCCAAGTGAGGAACCAATCAACAGGGTACTACGGCCCCCCGTTTGACCATCAAATTCTGGTGGTGAGTCTGGACGGGCAGCGGTTTCTGTGCGATGTCGGGTTCGGTCCTCCAGGCTACAGTGTCCCCCTTTCACTTGACACTGGTGGTCTTCAGGAGCAGGGCCACAGAGTTTACCGCATTAGAAACAGCATGGGAATGCACTTTCTAGAGTGGCAAAGGGAAGAAAACAGAGGTGAAGATGGAGACTGGACAGAGATCTACAAGTTCACCCTTGAACCGCGGTGTCTGGAAGACTTTACGGAGATGTGCCAGTATCACCAAAGTTCTCCTAGCTCCATTTTCTTTTGCAAGTCCTTCTGCACGGTTTTAAAACCGGGTGGAAGGCTGACTTATATTGGCCGCAGGCTCATAACCACCACATTTCCATCAGAAGCAACAGGAGGTCAGTTGGAAACCACAACCAGGGAGCTTGAAGAGGATGAGATTCCTGCTGTTCTGGCAGAAAAATTTGGAATTGTGCTTTCATCTCCACTTGTACCAAAGGATGAGACGATCACTCCACCTCCCGTTGTGTACTAA
- the slc51a gene encoding organic solute transporter subunit alpha, translating to MNNGSNRTIHPSCMGDAPFAIDVILNLDSFGIILYSILTFMAATSMLVFLEECVYIYRKVPVNKKSVIIWVNGAAPIIATMSCLGMWIPKAIMFTDMTSACYFAIVVFKFLIMMLEEIGGDEAFLRRKGKHKLKISTGPCCCCCPCLPHVEITRRTLFLLKLGSFQFALLKTAFTVLSIVLWTNKNFILTDVNITGAAIWINPFVGILTIIALWPVAIMFMHLRVALRTLKIVPKYAMYQLVLVLSQLQAAIVNISAMNGAIACVPPFSSINRGYMINQQLLILEMFIITLVTRLLYRRQYDPLPEEEQDNNENTKMVAIPNSA from the exons ATGAATAATGGATCCAACCGAACTATTCACCCAAGCTGTATGGGCGATGCGCCTTTCGCCATCGATGTCATTCTAA atttgGACAGTTTTGGCATCATCTTGTACTCCATCCTCACCTTCATGGCAGCAACGTCCATGTTGGTCTTTTTAGAGGAATGTGTATACATCTATAGAAAAGTACCCGTCAATAAGAAGAGTGTAATCATCTGGGTGAATGGGGCAGCTCCG ATAATTGCTACCATGTCATGTCTTGGGATGTGGATCCCCAAAGCCATCATGTTTACTGATATGACCTCTGCCTG CTACTTTGCCATCGTGGTGTTTAAGTTCTTGATTATGATGCTGGAGGAGATCGGTGGCGATGAGGCCTTCCTCAGGCGAAAAGGGAAACATAAACTGAAGATCAGCACAGGaccttgctgctgctgctgcccctGCCTCCCACACGTGGAGATTACGCG ACGCACTCTCTTCCTGCTCAAACTCGGCTCCTTCCAGTTTGCCCTCCTGAAGACTGCCTTTACCGTCCTCTCCATTGTCCTCTGGACTAACAAGAACTTCATACTGACTGAC GTGAATATTACTGGAGCTGCAATATGGATCAATCCGTTTGTGGGCATCTTGACAATCATCGCTTTGTGGCCTGTAGCCATCATGTTCATGCACCTCAGGGTTGCCCTGCGAACACTCAAGATCGTCCCCAAATACGCCATGTATCAG TTGGTGCTGGTCCTGAGCCAGCTGCAGGCAGCTATAGTCAACATCTCGGCAATGAATGGAGCCATTGCTTGTGTTCCACCTTTTTCATCAATAAACAGGGGATACA TGATAAATCAGCAGCTGCTAATCCTGGAGATGTTTATCATCACGCTGGTGACGCGGCTGTTGTATCGACGACAATACGATCCTTTACCTGAAGAAGAACAAGATAACAATGAAAACACCAAGATGGTTGCAATACCAAACTCTGCATAA